A genomic segment from Streptomyces antibioticus encodes:
- a CDS encoding YncE family protein, with amino-acid sequence MHPTLLRRALLTGTALTAVAALAACGTESKDKAGGTDQSPKAAAPAPAHQRQKEKPAVPGLPGMPPVLDPNDVYAADRPNRLSPVVKDFPSRVYVPNTESDTVTVIDPETYKVVDTLHVGRQPQHVVPSWDLKTLWVNNNRGHTLTPIDPKTGKAGKEVEVHDPYNLYFTPNGKYAIVMASLDRELVFRDPHTMKRIKTEPVTCYGVNHADFSRDGRYFIVSCEFSGELLKVDTERMEVVGQQKLPFKGAMPQDVKVSPDGKRFYIADMMADGMWVIDGDTFGKPTLLPTGKGCHGLYVSRDSREMYVSNRGEGTVSVFDFTEDRITKKWHLPDGGSPDMGGVSADGKVLWLSGRYDAEVYAIDTRTGKQLARIPVGSGPHGLAVYPQPGRYSLGHTGIFR; translated from the coding sequence ATGCACCCCACCCTCCTGCGGCGCGCCCTGCTCACCGGGACCGCCCTCACCGCCGTCGCCGCCCTCGCCGCCTGCGGCACCGAGTCCAAGGACAAGGCCGGCGGGACCGATCAGTCGCCCAAGGCCGCCGCACCCGCCCCCGCGCACCAGCGGCAGAAGGAGAAACCCGCCGTCCCGGGGCTGCCCGGTATGCCGCCCGTGCTCGACCCGAACGACGTCTACGCGGCCGACCGTCCCAACCGGCTCTCCCCGGTGGTCAAGGACTTCCCGTCCCGCGTCTATGTGCCCAACACCGAGTCCGACACCGTCACCGTCATCGACCCGGAGACCTACAAGGTCGTCGACACCCTGCACGTCGGCCGGCAGCCGCAGCACGTCGTGCCCTCCTGGGACCTCAAGACCCTCTGGGTCAACAACAACCGCGGGCACACCCTCACCCCCATCGACCCCAAGACCGGCAAGGCGGGCAAGGAGGTGGAGGTGCACGACCCGTACAACCTCTACTTCACGCCCAACGGCAAGTACGCGATCGTGATGGCCTCCCTCGACCGCGAACTCGTCTTCCGTGACCCGCACACCATGAAGCGGATCAAGACCGAGCCGGTCACCTGTTACGGCGTCAACCACGCCGACTTCTCCCGCGACGGCCGGTACTTCATCGTCTCCTGCGAGTTCAGCGGGGAGCTGCTGAAGGTCGACACCGAGCGGATGGAGGTCGTCGGACAGCAGAAACTCCCCTTCAAGGGCGCCATGCCGCAGGACGTGAAGGTCTCGCCCGACGGCAAGCGGTTCTACATCGCCGACATGATGGCCGACGGGATGTGGGTGATCGACGGCGACACCTTCGGCAAGCCGACCCTGCTGCCCACCGGCAAGGGCTGCCACGGGCTCTACGTCAGCCGCGACTCCCGCGAGATGTACGTCTCCAACCGCGGCGAGGGCACCGTCTCCGTCTTCGACTTCACCGAGGACCGGATCACCAAGAAGTGGCACCTGCCCGACGGCGGCAGCCCCGACATGGGCGGCGTCTCCGCGGACGGCAAGGTCCTGTGGCTGTCCGGGCGTTACGACGCCGAGGTGTACGCCATCGACACCCGCACCGGCAAGCAGCTCGCCCGCATCCCGGTCGGCAGCGGCCCGCACGGCCTGGCCGTCTACCCCCAGCCCGGCCGCTACTCCCTGGGCCACACGGGCATCTTCCGCTGA
- a CDS encoding GNAT family N-acetyltransferase, producing METLRDILDAAARGVFPPPEGRTTVVPQMSVRDAGVLAFTAHSVVFTDEDPEWVAAVLRGVDCDPLSATMNPRFLSALMDRTGRTAETIDAMLVAAPLPGPPPVALREITDRGHPRVRYARRRRDHVRVWAADGGVLVMGRGIGGRLEVSAEVDEAVRRRGRGRLLVTAARHLADEPVWAQIAPGNARSVRAFQAAGYVPVGAEILLTRAG from the coding sequence GTGGAGACACTGCGGGACATTCTCGACGCGGCGGCGCGCGGGGTCTTTCCGCCGCCGGAGGGCCGGACGACGGTCGTACCGCAGATGTCGGTCCGGGACGCCGGGGTGCTCGCCTTCACGGCGCACTCGGTCGTCTTCACGGACGAGGACCCGGAGTGGGTGGCGGCGGTGCTGCGCGGGGTCGACTGCGATCCGCTGTCCGCGACGATGAACCCGCGTTTCCTGTCCGCCCTCATGGACCGCACCGGGCGGACGGCCGAGACGATCGACGCCATGCTGGTGGCCGCCCCGCTGCCGGGCCCGCCGCCGGTCGCCCTGCGCGAGATCACCGACCGCGGCCATCCCCGCGTGCGCTACGCCCGCCGTCGGCGCGATCACGTGCGGGTGTGGGCGGCGGACGGCGGGGTGCTGGTCATGGGCCGCGGTATCGGCGGCCGGCTGGAGGTCTCGGCCGAGGTGGACGAGGCGGTACGGCGGCGGGGGCGCGGGCGGCTGCTGGTGACCGCCGCCCGCCACCTCGCCGACGAGCCGGTGTGGGCCCAGATCGCGCCGGGGAACGCCCGCAGCGTACGGGCGTTCCAGGCGGCGGGGTACGTCCCCGTGGGCGCGGAGATCCTGCTGACGCGCGCCGGGTAG
- a CDS encoding EF-hand domain-containing protein, giving the protein MADIEEARKQFDRIDADGDGFITAAEFKTALAQQGDWNVTESVAEALIKSRDLNGDKVLSFDEFWSHLNK; this is encoded by the coding sequence GTGGCCGACATCGAAGAGGCACGCAAGCAGTTCGACCGGATCGACGCGGACGGGGACGGGTTCATCACCGCCGCCGAGTTCAAGACCGCCCTGGCCCAGCAGGGCGACTGGAACGTCACGGAGTCGGTAGCCGAGGCCCTCATCAAGAGCCGCGACCTGAACGGGGACAAGGTCCTCTCGTTCGACGAGTTCTGGAGCCACCTGAACAAGTAG
- a CDS encoding NADPH-dependent F420 reductase, giving the protein MHPSSGRTTPTDTYGPERPDMKIGIIGAGNIGGNLTRRLTALGHEVSVANSRGPHTLTELAAETGATPVAVGDAARGAEVVVITIPLKAIPDLPAGVLDGAAEGVAVLDTNNYYPQQRDGRIAGIEDEGLTESRWTERQIGHPVIKAFNGTYAQDILDRPRPAGDPERVALPVAGDDEAAKAKIRALIDEIGFDTVDAGGIDDSWRQQPDTPVYGLRGGVDEVTKALSEASPERPAAFRG; this is encoded by the coding sequence ATGCATCCATCCTCCGGACGGACGACACCGACGGACACGTACGGACCGGAAAGGCCTGACATGAAGATCGGCATCATCGGCGCGGGCAACATCGGCGGCAACCTCACCCGACGGCTCACCGCCCTCGGCCACGAGGTCTCCGTGGCCAACTCCCGCGGGCCGCACACGCTCACGGAACTGGCGGCGGAGACGGGCGCCACGCCGGTCGCCGTCGGGGACGCCGCCCGTGGCGCCGAGGTCGTGGTGATCACCATCCCCCTCAAGGCGATCCCGGACCTGCCCGCCGGAGTCCTCGACGGCGCCGCCGAGGGCGTGGCCGTCCTCGACACCAACAACTACTACCCGCAGCAGCGCGACGGCCGTATCGCCGGGATCGAGGACGAGGGCCTCACCGAGAGCCGCTGGACCGAGCGCCAGATCGGCCACCCCGTGATCAAGGCGTTCAACGGCACCTACGCCCAGGACATCCTGGACCGCCCCCGCCCGGCCGGTGACCCCGAGCGCGTGGCCCTGCCGGTCGCCGGCGACGACGAGGCGGCCAAGGCGAAGATCCGCGCCCTGATCGACGAGATCGGCTTCGACACCGTCGACGCCGGCGGCATCGACGACTCCTGGCGCCAGCAGCCCGACACCCCCGTCTACGGCCTGCGCGGCGGCGTGGACGAGGTCACCAAGGCCCTGTCCGAGGCGAGCCCGGAGCGCCCGGCGGCCTTCCGCGGCTGA
- a CDS encoding formylglycine-generating enzyme family protein, translating to MTVTEEPRIAGGPSPKGMAWIPGGSFLMGSEDFYPEERPVHRASVDGFWIDEHPVTVAEFRRFVKATGHVTVAERPPDPADFPGADPAGLVPGALVFRGTPGPVPLDDWHRWWTYRPGACWHRPEGPGSTLHGRERHPVTQVAFEDAVAYAAWAGKELPTEAEWEFAARGGLEGAVFAWGDDFAPRGRRMANTWHGAFPWEYVPASPRQPYPGTTPVGTYPPNGYGLHDMTGNVWEWTADPYTDRHPDPAPRPCCAPRGRSAGPPSPAGERFPRRVTKGGSHLCAPNYCLRYRPAARTGQSEDTATCHLGFRCVIRPETPAAPPADRTRRPR from the coding sequence ATGACCGTCACCGAAGAGCCCCGGATCGCGGGCGGGCCGTCGCCGAAGGGGATGGCGTGGATCCCGGGCGGGTCGTTCCTCATGGGATCGGAGGACTTCTATCCCGAGGAGCGGCCCGTCCACCGGGCGTCGGTGGACGGGTTCTGGATCGACGAACACCCGGTGACGGTCGCGGAGTTCCGCAGGTTCGTGAAGGCGACCGGCCATGTGACGGTCGCCGAACGGCCGCCCGACCCGGCCGACTTCCCGGGCGCCGACCCCGCCGGGCTCGTCCCCGGCGCGCTGGTCTTCCGCGGGACCCCCGGCCCGGTGCCGCTGGACGACTGGCACCGCTGGTGGACGTACCGGCCCGGCGCCTGCTGGCACCGGCCCGAAGGGCCCGGCAGCACCCTGCACGGGCGGGAGCGCCACCCGGTCACCCAGGTCGCGTTCGAGGACGCCGTCGCCTACGCGGCCTGGGCGGGCAAGGAACTGCCCACCGAGGCCGAGTGGGAGTTCGCCGCCCGCGGCGGGCTGGAGGGGGCGGTCTTCGCGTGGGGCGACGACTTCGCGCCCCGGGGCCGGCGGATGGCGAACACCTGGCACGGCGCGTTCCCCTGGGAGTACGTCCCGGCCTCGCCGCGGCAGCCGTACCCCGGCACGACACCCGTGGGCACCTACCCGCCCAACGGCTACGGCCTCCACGACATGACGGGCAATGTGTGGGAGTGGACGGCGGACCCTTACACCGACCGGCATCCCGATCCGGCCCCGCGGCCCTGCTGCGCCCCGCGCGGCCGCTCCGCCGGGCCGCCGTCGCCCGCGGGGGAGCGGTTCCCGCGCCGGGTCACCAAGGGCGGCTCCCACCTCTGCGCCCCGAACTACTGCCTGCGCTACCGCCCGGCCGCCCGCACCGGCCAGAGCGAGGACACCGCGACCTGCCACCTCGGCTTCCGCTGCGTGATCCGCCCGGAAACCCCGGCCGCCCCGCCCGCCGACCGTACGAGGAGACCCCGTTGA